From the Rhinolophus sinicus isolate RSC01 linkage group LG02, ASM3656204v1, whole genome shotgun sequence genome, one window contains:
- the FGFRL1 gene encoding fibroblast growth factor receptor-like 1 isoform X3, with protein MADKVAPRQVARLGRTVRLQCPVEGDPPPLTMWTKDGRTIHGGWSRFRVLPHGLRVKDVEREDAGAYVCKATNGFGSLSVNYTLIVMEDASPARESLGHEGSSGGQEDPASKQWARPRFTQPSKMRRRVIARPVGSSVRLKCVASGHPRPDIMWMKDDQALTRPEASEHRKKKWTLSLKNLRPEDSGKYTCRVSNRAGAINATYKVDVIQRTRSKPVLTGTHPVNTTVDFGGSTSFQCKVRSDVKPVIQWLKRVEYGAEGRYNSTIDVGGQKFVVLPTGDVWSRPDGSYLNKLLITRARQDDAGMYICLGANTMGYSFRSAFLTVLPDPKPPGPPVAPSSSSTSLPWPVVIGIPAGAVFILGTVLLWLCQAKKKPCAPAPAPAGPAHRAPARDRAGDKELPVPPGLGTATGLGLCEELGVPAAPQHLLGPGSAAGPKLYPKLYTDVHTHTHTHVEGKVHQHQHIHYQC; from the exons ATGGCAGACAAGGTTGCCCCACGGCAGGTGGCTCGGCTGGGCCGCACCGTGCGGCTGCAGTGCCCCGTGGAGGGGGACCCACCGCCGCTGACCATGTGGACCAAGGATGGCCGCACAATCCATGGCGGCTGGAGCCGCTTCCGCGTGCTGCCCCATGGGCTGCGGGTGAAGGATGTGGAGCGGGAGGACGCGGGTGCCTACGTGTGCAAGGCCACCAACGGCTTTGGCAGTCTCAGCGTCAACTACACCCTCATCGTGATGG AGGACGCCAGCCCAGCCAGGGAGAGCCTGGGGCATGAGGGCTCCTCCGGGGGCCAGGAGGACCCAGCGAGCAAGCAGTGGG CACGGCCCCGCTTCACGCAGCCCTCCAAGATGAGGCGCCGGGTGATCGCACGGCCTGTGGGCAGCTCTGTGCGTCTCAAGTGCGTGGCCAGTGGGCACCCGCGGCCCGACATCATGTGGATGAAGGATGACCAGGCCTTGACACGCCCAGAGGCCAGCGAGCACAGGAAGAAGAAGTGGACGCTGAGCCTGAAGAACCTGCGCCCAGAGGACAGCGGCAAGTACACATGCCGTGTGTCCAACCGCGCTGGTGCCATCAACGCCACCTACAAGGTGGACGTGATCC AGCGGACGCGCTCCAAGCCTGTGCTCACGGGCACACACCCCGTGAACACCACGGTGGATTTCGGGGGTTCGACATCCTTCCAGTGCAAAGTGCGCAGCGATGTGAAGCCGGTGATCCAGTGGCTGAAGCGTGTGGAGTACGGCGCTGAGGGCCGCTACAACTCCACTATCGACGTGGGTGGGCAGAAGTTTGTGGTGCTGCCCACGGGTGACGTATGGTCTCGGCCCGACGGCTCCTACCTCAACAAGCTGCTCATCACCCGTGCACGCCAGGACGATGCGGGCATGTACATCTGCCTGGGTGCCAACACCATGGGCTACAGCTTCCGCAGCGCCTTCCTCACCGTGCTGCCAG ATCCAAAGCCGCCAGGGCCTCCCGTGGCCCCCTCGTCGTCCAGCACGAGCCTGCCATGGCCCGTGGTCATCGGCATCCCAGCGGGCGCCGTCTTCATCCTGGGCACTGTGTTGCTCTGGCTGTGTCAGGCCAAGAAGAAGCCGTGTGCCCCCGCGCCCGCCCCCGCTGGGCCTGCACACCGCGCGCCCGCACGTGACCGCGCTGGGGACAAGGAGCTGCCCGTGCCCCCCGGCCTCGGGACCGCCACTGGCCTGGGGCTGTGTGAGGAGCTTGGGGTCCCAGCGGCCCCCCAGCACCTGCTGGGCCCCGGCTCTGCTGCTGGCCCCAAGCTGTACCCCAAACTCTACACagacgtgcacacacacacacacacgcacgtggaGGGCAAAGTCCACCAGCACCAGCACATCCACTACCAGTGCTAG
- the FGFRL1 gene encoding fibroblast growth factor receptor-like 1 isoform X2, protein MVPGRWEMTGPPRMADKVAPRQVARLGRTVRLQCPVEGDPPPLTMWTKDGRTIHGGWSRFRVLPHGLRVKDVEREDAGAYVCKATNGFGSLSVNYTLIVMEDASPARESLGHEGSSGGQEDPASKQWARPRFTQPSKMRRRVIARPVGSSVRLKCVASGHPRPDIMWMKDDQALTRPEASEHRKKKWTLSLKNLRPEDSGKYTCRVSNRAGAINATYKVDVIQRTRSKPVLTGTHPVNTTVDFGGSTSFQCKVRSDVKPVIQWLKRVEYGAEGRYNSTIDVGGQKFVVLPTGDVWSRPDGSYLNKLLITRARQDDAGMYICLGANTMGYSFRSAFLTVLPDPKPPGPPVAPSSSSTSLPWPVVIGIPAGAVFILGTVLLWLCQAKKKPCAPAPAPAGPAHRAPARDRAGDKELPVPPGLGTATGLGLCEELGVPAAPQHLLGPGSAAGPKLYPKLYTDVHTHTHTHVEGKVHQHQHIHYQC, encoded by the exons ATGGtccctgggaggtgggagatgacgG GCCCCCCGAGGATGGCAGACAAGGTTGCCCCACGGCAGGTGGCTCGGCTGGGCCGCACCGTGCGGCTGCAGTGCCCCGTGGAGGGGGACCCACCGCCGCTGACCATGTGGACCAAGGATGGCCGCACAATCCATGGCGGCTGGAGCCGCTTCCGCGTGCTGCCCCATGGGCTGCGGGTGAAGGATGTGGAGCGGGAGGACGCGGGTGCCTACGTGTGCAAGGCCACCAACGGCTTTGGCAGTCTCAGCGTCAACTACACCCTCATCGTGATGG AGGACGCCAGCCCAGCCAGGGAGAGCCTGGGGCATGAGGGCTCCTCCGGGGGCCAGGAGGACCCAGCGAGCAAGCAGTGGG CACGGCCCCGCTTCACGCAGCCCTCCAAGATGAGGCGCCGGGTGATCGCACGGCCTGTGGGCAGCTCTGTGCGTCTCAAGTGCGTGGCCAGTGGGCACCCGCGGCCCGACATCATGTGGATGAAGGATGACCAGGCCTTGACACGCCCAGAGGCCAGCGAGCACAGGAAGAAGAAGTGGACGCTGAGCCTGAAGAACCTGCGCCCAGAGGACAGCGGCAAGTACACATGCCGTGTGTCCAACCGCGCTGGTGCCATCAACGCCACCTACAAGGTGGACGTGATCC AGCGGACGCGCTCCAAGCCTGTGCTCACGGGCACACACCCCGTGAACACCACGGTGGATTTCGGGGGTTCGACATCCTTCCAGTGCAAAGTGCGCAGCGATGTGAAGCCGGTGATCCAGTGGCTGAAGCGTGTGGAGTACGGCGCTGAGGGCCGCTACAACTCCACTATCGACGTGGGTGGGCAGAAGTTTGTGGTGCTGCCCACGGGTGACGTATGGTCTCGGCCCGACGGCTCCTACCTCAACAAGCTGCTCATCACCCGTGCACGCCAGGACGATGCGGGCATGTACATCTGCCTGGGTGCCAACACCATGGGCTACAGCTTCCGCAGCGCCTTCCTCACCGTGCTGCCAG ATCCAAAGCCGCCAGGGCCTCCCGTGGCCCCCTCGTCGTCCAGCACGAGCCTGCCATGGCCCGTGGTCATCGGCATCCCAGCGGGCGCCGTCTTCATCCTGGGCACTGTGTTGCTCTGGCTGTGTCAGGCCAAGAAGAAGCCGTGTGCCCCCGCGCCCGCCCCCGCTGGGCCTGCACACCGCGCGCCCGCACGTGACCGCGCTGGGGACAAGGAGCTGCCCGTGCCCCCCGGCCTCGGGACCGCCACTGGCCTGGGGCTGTGTGAGGAGCTTGGGGTCCCAGCGGCCCCCCAGCACCTGCTGGGCCCCGGCTCTGCTGCTGGCCCCAAGCTGTACCCCAAACTCTACACagacgtgcacacacacacacacacgcacgtggaGGGCAAAGTCCACCAGCACCAGCACATCCACTACCAGTGCTAG
- the FGFRL1 gene encoding fibroblast growth factor receptor-like 1 isoform X1: MTPSPALLLLLPPLLLGALPSAASARGPPRMADKVAPRQVARLGRTVRLQCPVEGDPPPLTMWTKDGRTIHGGWSRFRVLPHGLRVKDVEREDAGAYVCKATNGFGSLSVNYTLIVMEDASPARESLGHEGSSGGQEDPASKQWARPRFTQPSKMRRRVIARPVGSSVRLKCVASGHPRPDIMWMKDDQALTRPEASEHRKKKWTLSLKNLRPEDSGKYTCRVSNRAGAINATYKVDVIQRTRSKPVLTGTHPVNTTVDFGGSTSFQCKVRSDVKPVIQWLKRVEYGAEGRYNSTIDVGGQKFVVLPTGDVWSRPDGSYLNKLLITRARQDDAGMYICLGANTMGYSFRSAFLTVLPDPKPPGPPVAPSSSSTSLPWPVVIGIPAGAVFILGTVLLWLCQAKKKPCAPAPAPAGPAHRAPARDRAGDKELPVPPGLGTATGLGLCEELGVPAAPQHLLGPGSAAGPKLYPKLYTDVHTHTHTHVEGKVHQHQHIHYQC; the protein is encoded by the exons GCCCCCCGAGGATGGCAGACAAGGTTGCCCCACGGCAGGTGGCTCGGCTGGGCCGCACCGTGCGGCTGCAGTGCCCCGTGGAGGGGGACCCACCGCCGCTGACCATGTGGACCAAGGATGGCCGCACAATCCATGGCGGCTGGAGCCGCTTCCGCGTGCTGCCCCATGGGCTGCGGGTGAAGGATGTGGAGCGGGAGGACGCGGGTGCCTACGTGTGCAAGGCCACCAACGGCTTTGGCAGTCTCAGCGTCAACTACACCCTCATCGTGATGG AGGACGCCAGCCCAGCCAGGGAGAGCCTGGGGCATGAGGGCTCCTCCGGGGGCCAGGAGGACCCAGCGAGCAAGCAGTGGG CACGGCCCCGCTTCACGCAGCCCTCCAAGATGAGGCGCCGGGTGATCGCACGGCCTGTGGGCAGCTCTGTGCGTCTCAAGTGCGTGGCCAGTGGGCACCCGCGGCCCGACATCATGTGGATGAAGGATGACCAGGCCTTGACACGCCCAGAGGCCAGCGAGCACAGGAAGAAGAAGTGGACGCTGAGCCTGAAGAACCTGCGCCCAGAGGACAGCGGCAAGTACACATGCCGTGTGTCCAACCGCGCTGGTGCCATCAACGCCACCTACAAGGTGGACGTGATCC AGCGGACGCGCTCCAAGCCTGTGCTCACGGGCACACACCCCGTGAACACCACGGTGGATTTCGGGGGTTCGACATCCTTCCAGTGCAAAGTGCGCAGCGATGTGAAGCCGGTGATCCAGTGGCTGAAGCGTGTGGAGTACGGCGCTGAGGGCCGCTACAACTCCACTATCGACGTGGGTGGGCAGAAGTTTGTGGTGCTGCCCACGGGTGACGTATGGTCTCGGCCCGACGGCTCCTACCTCAACAAGCTGCTCATCACCCGTGCACGCCAGGACGATGCGGGCATGTACATCTGCCTGGGTGCCAACACCATGGGCTACAGCTTCCGCAGCGCCTTCCTCACCGTGCTGCCAG ATCCAAAGCCGCCAGGGCCTCCCGTGGCCCCCTCGTCGTCCAGCACGAGCCTGCCATGGCCCGTGGTCATCGGCATCCCAGCGGGCGCCGTCTTCATCCTGGGCACTGTGTTGCTCTGGCTGTGTCAGGCCAAGAAGAAGCCGTGTGCCCCCGCGCCCGCCCCCGCTGGGCCTGCACACCGCGCGCCCGCACGTGACCGCGCTGGGGACAAGGAGCTGCCCGTGCCCCCCGGCCTCGGGACCGCCACTGGCCTGGGGCTGTGTGAGGAGCTTGGGGTCCCAGCGGCCCCCCAGCACCTGCTGGGCCCCGGCTCTGCTGCTGGCCCCAAGCTGTACCCCAAACTCTACACagacgtgcacacacacacacacacgcacgtggaGGGCAAAGTCCACCAGCACCAGCACATCCACTACCAGTGCTAG